Genomic DNA from Marnyiella aurantia:
TACAACATAACCGCCAGTGCTGTACACCTTTAGATGATTATCCCTGTTCAGGCTTACGCCCTGGCTATAATCCTGCTTGGTTTTATAGGTGAGATTAACATTCTGATCCATCGCGCCCAATTCAATGGTCTGCACAGGATGCAGCACAATTTTGAGAACGGTGGAAGAGCCGCTTTGTGCCGAGAAATTTCCGGACCAAAGCGATAAAACGATAAGCATGCAGATTGTAATAATACGTATCATAGGCAATTACTGATTATACGTCAGGACTTCACTAATCTCAGATTCGGTATCTGGCTCACTGCATGATCGCGGAACTCACGCGGTGAACTGCCTGTGTGTTTTTTAAAGAAGTTACTGAAATTACTCTCTTCGGAAAAACCAAGGTCCTGACTGATATTCTTGATCGGAATCTCTGTACCCCTGAGCAATTTCTTTGCCTTTTCCAAGGCCTTAGCGATGATGAAGGACTTTGTTGTGCATCCATAAACCGTCTGCACCGCATTATCCAGGCTTCTTTTACTGATGTTCAGTTTATCCGCGTAATAGACCGCCGTAAAATTGAAGGAGGATTCGTTAAGCAGCAGGAAGATGAATTTATTTGCCATTTCCTTCTCGTGACTGTCTTTCCTGTAATGATCCATCTTGGGATCGTATTCCATAAGCGTACGGATCAGGATAAATTCAAGGAAATTAACAAGTAGGTTTTTGGCAAAAAGTTTATTGAGTACCTTTTCCTGCGTAGGCAGATAGTAGTACTTCATAATCGAATCAAAGGGCATAAAACTGTTCGGTACCGCCCAGCCTAAAGGATTCCTAAAAAAAATCCCTTTTTTGATATGGCTCAGAAATTCCAGACGGTCTACAAAGAGATCCACCTTAAACCACATCATGATGGCCTGCAGGGTATCGGTCATGAACTGAATAGGACTGTCGGGCGGTATAAAGTAAAATGTTTCGGGTGGCAAATGAACCTCATTATCAAAAATAAGCAGATGTACATTCTCCGTAGCTGTATACAGAATTGAATAACCGGCAAAGTTAATTGTCCGGTCCTCATCCTGTATATCGCTGAGGGCACTGAGGCCCCAGTCTCTTAGAGTCTTCATTTATTGTGTTTTCAAGGGGTATATTTCAATTCGGAAATAATAATATAAAGATATCAAAAATTTGGTGTAATAAATCTCTTTAACTAATGATTTTTGTTAGATATCCTCAAAAGGTATTTTAAGCTGAACAGAAACCTTTTTACTCCCGTGGCTGTCCAGATTTGAAAGCGAAAGGCCCAGGAGCCTTACAGGCCTGTCATACGGCCTCAACTTCCATAACTCCAGCGCAATAGAATTCAACCTGCTGAAATCACTGAAGAATTCCTCAACCGACTTAGAGCGGGTGTATTGGGTAAAATCCCGGTATTTAATCTTTAAGGTGAGTGCCTTACCTTTCACATTTTTTTTCAACATACGTGTCTCCAGTTCTTTGCTGAGGGTTTTAAGCTGTTCAAATACGGACTCCTCATCTGCCAGATTCTCCCAAAAAGTTTCCTCTACACCCACACTCTTCGCAATCCTGTGTGGTCTTACAGGATTTTCATGGATACCACGAACCACATTATAATAGTATTTTCCGGATTTTCCGAACAGTGTGGTGAGCTCCTGCTCTGATCTGGCCTTCAGGTCGGCACCGTTAAAGATATGCAGTTCATGCATCCTGTTGGCCGTCACTTTTCCAATACCGTAAAATTTTTCGATGGGCAGTTTTTCCATAAATTCCAGAACCTGCGTGGGATGAATGGTTTTCTGGCCGTTGGGTTTATTATAATCTGAGGCCACTTTCGCCAGAAACTTGTTCACCGATATACCCGCTGAAGCAGTCAGGCCAGTGCGCTCAAAAATTTTCTGCCTTATTTCACGGGCAATGGTATTGGCTGATGAGATCCCTTTTTTGTTCTCGGTAACATCCAGGTAGGCTTCATCCAGAGAAAGAGGTTCTACAAGGTCGGTGTATTCGTAAAAGATATCGCGGATCTGACCGGAGATTTCTTTATAGCGCTGGAAGCGCGGTTTCACCACAATAAGATGCGGGCATTTTTCAAGAGCAATCCTTCCGGGCATTGCGGAGCGGATTCCATATTTCCGGGCTTCGTAACTGGCCGCTGCCACCACGCCATACTGCCCGCCTCCCACACAAACCGGCTTACCCTTCAGTTCCGGATTGTCATGCTGTTCCACAGATGCATAAAACGCATCCATATCAACGTGAATAATCTTTCTGTCGGCAGCATTCATCAAACAAAAATAGCAATAACTGTGCTTCACAAAGAGTGGTAAGGATACACGAAATCTTGATGGCGCTCCCGGATAGTTTGACCGATAATTGCGAAAGTAATAGACAGATACTCCAGCTTTCAGGTCATCTATCCTTAAAAAGTAAAGCCGCCCAAATGAATCGGACGGCTGATATCTTCAAATTTTCTGCAAGAACTGGCCCTAAATCGTTGTCAGTCTTAAAGTATTGGTCTTGCCCCCTTTACCGGCCGGTGTTGCATTCAGATTAATTACGAAATCGCCTTCCTCTACGTAACCGAGTTCGCTTACCATTTCATTTACCTGAAGGATGGTTTCGTCTGTGGATTTCTGCGCGTCATAATAATAGGCACGTACGCCCCAAAGAAGATTCAGCATCGTTGTAACCCTTCTGTTGGAACTGAAAACGATGATATGCGAGTTGGGTCTGTGCGCAGAGATCTGAAAAGCAGTATATCCCGAGTGAGTAAGGGTAATAATCGCCTCTACATCAGTACTTTTGGCAATACGTACAGCGGCCAGACAAATCCTGTTTGTTATAAACCTGGTATCTATACAGTTAAACTCCTTCTCAATGGGCGAGTTTTTCTGGATATAGAAGTTGGTGTTCTCAATGTTCTTTACAATTTTGGTCATGTTCTGCACCACCTCTACCGGATATCTGCCTACTGACGTTTCGCCGGAAAGCATCACTGCATCAGCACCGTCAAGTACGGAGTTGGCCACATCATTAACCTCTGCACGCGTAGGCGTAAGGCTGGTGATCATTGTTTCCATCATCTGGGTAGCGATGATTACAGGCTTGGCATAATTCCGGGCCTTTTCCACAAGCATTTTCTGGATGGCCGGGACTTCTTCCATCGGAACTTCAACACCAAGGTCGCCACGTGCCACCATAAGGCCGTCGCATTCCAGCAAGATCTGTTCAATATTCTTTACACCTTCAGGTTTCTCAATCTTAGCGATGATAGGTGTCTTAATCTTATTAGGATGTTTGGCCAGCAACTGTTTAAGGTCAATGATGTCCTGTGCATGCCTCACGAATGACAGAGCGATCCAGTCCAGCTCCAGGTCCATCATAAAATTGGCGTCCTGAATGTCTTTTTCTGTAAGTGCCGGCAGTGAAACATTTGTATTAGGCAGGTTTACACCTTTTTTCGAACTTAAAGGTCCACCCTGAACAGTCACGGCTTTCACAATATCCACCTCATTGGTTTCAATCACCTGCAGTACCAGTTTACCATCATCGATAAGAATTCTTTCACCAGGCTTTACGTCCCTGGGAAAATCCTGATAAGTCATATAAACTGTCTTGGAATCTCCCTCCATCTTCATATTGGTAAACGTAAGGATGTCGCCCGGGTTAAGATAGGAACCTTCTTTTACCACACCAACACGCAGTTTGGGCCCCTGCAGATCACCCAAAATACCCACGGAAGATCCCAGTTCCTGATTAATTTCGCGGATAAGCTTAACATTGTTGCGCACAATATCATAATCGGCGTGAGAAAAATTAATACGGAAAATATCAACGCCTGCCTTTACAAGATCCGTCATGATTTCCTTGGTGGAAGTTGCCGGACCCAAAGTGGCTATAATTTTGGTCTTCTTTAAATATTTATTCATAATACTGAAGTGTATGGAAGAGTCTCTCATCAAAACCCAATGGAATTTCCTGCAGCTGAAAGCACAGATTTTCAGGCAGTAAAATTAGGGAAAAATCGGCACATTTGTCTGGTGAAGTCAGGATATAATCAGTATCGGGATAAGCTTCCAGCAAATATTTCACTTCGCCCTCACCGGAGAAAAGCTCGGTGAGTTCCCTATTCTTGATACTGAATATGGATTTATTGCTAATGAAACGGAAGCATGTACGGCTTTCTTTACTGTAACCTCTGAAAACAGAGAAGTGGTAGGTATAAAATGTACCTTCCACCACAAGATCATCTATCCTTTCAAAGCAAAAACTGTTAGCATAATTGATGTGGAAAAAAAACTCATGATCAGGAATTTTTCTCACCAGTCTAACAAGAGCGATTACTCCATCGTCCTCATCACAATCATCAAGTGTTAGTTTGAGCAGGTCCAATTATCTTTTCTTTCTTGTTTAAAACGTAAAATGCGCGCTGAGCTGCTTTCTCTTCGGCTTTTTTCTTGGAAGATTCTACCGCATTGGCAATTTTATCATCACCTATCCAAACTGTGCAGCGGAAAACAGTGGCTTTACTTACCTGGGTTTCTTCGCAGGTATCATAACGGATATTCATCTTGCGTTTCTGACTCCACTCCAGCAAAAGACCTTTATAACTTACAATCTTATTTTCAAGTTTGTTGATCTCGGAAGGTGTGAGAAGCCTGTCTAAAACGATACGTTCGCACATGGCATAATCCTGGTCCAGATATATTGCACCGATAAGCGCCTCAAACAGATTACCGGCAATATTTTCGCTGAGGGTGCAGGAATGACCGTTTATAAGGAATTTTGTAAGCCGGAGGTCTTCTCCCAATCTATTGAGATTCTTCCTGTTTACAATTTTTGATTTCATCTGGGTCAGATACCCCTCATTAGCCTGCGGATAAGTCGTAAACAGATGGCACGAGATGATGGAACCCAAAATGGAGTCGCCTAAAAATTCCAGGCGCTCATAATTTTTATATTCGGAATTCTTTGATGAACCCTTTAAAGAAAATGCCTCGCGGTACAGACTGATGTTCTGGATCTCACAGCCAATGATGCGGCTGATTTCTGAACTCAGATAGTAGTCTTTTTCCGAAAGTACTTTTTTTCTTTTTTTAAGGAATTTAGGCAGATATTTCCGTAACTCCATGGAGCAGTATTACAGTTTCTTAAAGAGGACACAGGCATTGTGACCGCCAAAGCCGAAAGTGTTACTCATAGCTACATTTACCTCTTTCTTTACCGCTGTATTAAAGGTAAAATCCAGACGGCTGTCAATGTTCTGATCATCCGTGAAATGGTTGATAGTTGGGGGCACTATACCGTGCATAATTGTCCCGACAGCTGCAATGGCCTCAATCACTCCGGCAGCACCAAGCAGGTGTCCGGTCATGGATTTTGTAGAGTTGATCTGGATATCATAGGCATGATCGCCCAGCAGTTTTGAAATAGCATTGGACTCAGCAATATCGCCAAGTGGCGTTGAAGTACCGTGCATATTGATATGGTCTACCTCATCTGCTGAAATACCGGCATCTTCCAGACAGTTTTTCATTACCATGTGTGCGCCCAGTCCTTCAGGATGTGGGGCAGTCATGTGGTAAGCATCAGCACTCATACCTCCTCCTTTCAGTTCGGCATAAATGGTGGCGCCCCTTTTCATGGCGTGTTCGTATTCCTCAAGAACGATACATCCGGCCCCTTCGCCCAGTACAAAACCATCGCGGTCTTTATCAAAGGGTCTGGAAGCTGTTGTAGGATCGTCGTTACGTGTAGATAGTGCCATCATGGCATTAAATCCGCCCACACCGCTGGCAGTAACCGCAGCTTCGGAGCCGCCGCATACAATGACATCCGCTTTACCCAGCTGGATAAGCATCTTGGAGTCAATCAGAGCGTTTGCAGAAGAAGCACAGGCAGATACAGTAGTGTAGTTGGGTCCGTGAAAACCGTATTCAATCGAGATGTGTCCCGGTGTGATATCGGCAATCATTTTCGGAATAAAGAATGGATTAAATCTTGGAATTTCGGTATTGGCCCAGCCCAGAACTTCATGTTCAAAAGTTTCCAGTCCACCTATACCTGAACCCCAGATTACACCTACTCTGTTCTTGTCTACGTTATCTTCCATAATACGGGAATGTGCTACGGCCTCGCGGGCAGCTACCATTCCGTACTGGGTATTGCGGTCCATTTTTTTCGCTTCTTTTTTGTCGAAGTGATTCAGCGGATCCCAATTCTTGATTTCGCAGGCAAATTTTGTTTTAAAATTTGTGGCATCGAAAAGAGTAATAGGAGCAGCACCGCTCACACCTTTCACAAGGTTTTCCCAGTATTCCTTCGCATTGTTGCCAATAGGCGTTAAGGCTCCAAAACCGGTAACTACTACTCTTTTCAATTCCATAAATTTAATTTTTCCGTTAAAGAAATATTATTTGTTTACTACTTCTTCGATGTACGCGATAGCGTGTCCTACTGTAGTAATTTTTTCAGCCTGATCGTCAGGAATCTGAATGTTGAATTCTTTTTCGAACTCCATGATAAGTTCTACAGTATCTAAAGAATCAGCTCCCAAATCGTTTGTGAAGCTAGCTTCTGGGGTAACTTCCGTTTCTTCAACGTCAAGCTTATCAGCGATGATAGCTTTTACTCTTGATGCAATGTCTGACATAGTAATTTTATTTTTTATGTTGTTAATGCTGCAAATATATAAAATTCTATATCAACTTATACTTTTTTTATTGGCTTATAGAATTTGAACCGCGATACAGCTGCAGGTAAGGACAGACTTGTTTAATAATAGTGCCGCCAAGGCAGCACGATGCGCTCCGCGTGGCAGATTCATCAGTGACGGACTACAAAAAAACAGTTTTCAGCAGTGCGTAAAACGCTTTAAATCAAAAATGCCGGCATAAGCCAGCAAAGCAGAAACCGCCCTTAAAAGAAGAAAAGTCAGGGTTCGGAACCCTTGGAACTGCAGGCAGTGAGGGGGATTATTTTATGGATATTTTCCCGCTGAAAGGAAAGTGAGCGGTATAGAAAATCTGACTGTCCTTCACAGTTTCAAAACCTTCATTCATATATATATAACGGTCTCCCTGCCGCATGTACAGGTATACTTTTTTACCACTGTTAATTTTGATTTTGCCCAATGGAATGCGGAGTGAATAACTGTTTACGGAAGGATTTGGCACCCAGTCTTCCTGGGTAAAGAAGTGGGCAAACTTCTTTTTGGCGAATAATTTCAGGGTCATCATTTGGCTTGCGTTTGTTCAAAAGTAGACGTTTCCTACCGCGCATACAATCCCCATTTTCAGCTATTTTTCATGGGAGTCAGCGGCGGCGGATGATGCTTTCAATTACACTCCGAAATGGTGTTGTTTATACCATTTTATTTCTGGGCAGGCCTATTTCACTTTCCTGCGGGTAAGGCTGGCGCCAGGTCATACTTACATCCTCATTGATCTTCCGGTGTACTTCATACGCTTTCTCTTTATCCAAAGCATACCTTGGGTCGGGAATAAAAGGCATTTTGGCCATTTTCAAAACAGTTATGGTGGGAAAATGGAAATCCACCTCCACCTGTCCCAAAAGCAGATAGCAGCCACCGCCCTGGAAGGGATATTTCTGCAGGTTATCCGGAAAATGGGCCGTATCAAAATATTCGCCCTCCGCATCAATCCAGGTACCGAAAAACATAGTACCCCTTTTGGTGGGAACATGCTTTCGGGAGATGAGGTAGGCCAGCATCTTTACCTGTTTTTTGTGGTACTTCAGCAGGTCATTTGCCATAATCCTCCCCCGGAACCTGGTCTGAAGCAAATCGAACGGGCTGCAGGTGACAGGGAAACCCAGTATTTCGATTTCATCAAAAGCATCTTCAAACGTATTCCTTTCCAGCTCCGGCAAACTGTATTTCTTTGGCGGCTCTTCCAGTAAAGACTCCATGCGGCATTCGGGTTTATAAGTAGACATGATTAAGCGCGCTTCTATAAGGAGTTCATTTTTCTGTTTGCCTGTAAACCGGAAGGCACCTATAAATATAAGGATCTGAAGGGTTTCAATGCCCACCGGGATCCTTTTGATGAAATCTTCCAGTGATTTATACTCACCGGCCTTTTCCCGCTGCTCCGGGATATGCCTGGCAATCCGGCCTTCTATTTTCTCAATATGCATCAGTCCCAGATATATATCCTTGCCATATACCGTAGTTTTAAACAGGCTCTTATTTACGCAGGGATTGTGGATGATTCCGCCTGACATGCGTGCTTCGTGTACATACACCTCCGTCCTGTAAAAGCCTCCCTGATTATTGATTACGCTCACCATAAATTCCACCGGATAATATACCTTAAGGTAGAGACTCTGGTAACTCTCCACCGCGTAGGAAGCCGAATGCGCTTTACAAAAGGAATAACCGGCAAAGGATTCGATCTGGCGGTAAACCTCTTTTGAAAGCTGTTCAGGATGGCCCAGTTTACTGCAGGAGATGAAGAAATCATCCTTTAGCTTCTGCAGTGCGGCTAATGACCGGCCCTTGCCACTCATAGCGCGCCTCAGGATATCGCCGTCTGCCGCCGAAAGACCACCGTAATAGAGTGCAATCTTAATCACATCTTCCTGGTAGACCATGATTCCGTAGGTTTCGCCCAGCTGTTCTTTAAATACCTCATGAAAATATTCGAACTGGGTGGGATTATTGTGCCGGAAAATGTATTCGCGCATCATGCCACTTTGTGCCACGCCGGGCCGGATAATGGACGATGCGGCGACCAGCGTTTTATAATCGCCACACTTCAGTCGCCGCAAAAGTCCGCGCATGGCGGGGCTTTCAATATAAAAACATCCGATGGTCTTTCCGCGGCTCAGAAATTCATTGGCAGCGGCTTCGTCTTTGGATAGCGCTGTATCCTTAATATCCACGGAAATGCCTCGGTTTTGCCGGATAAGGTCTACGGTATCTTTAATGCTTCCCAAACCGCGCTGCGAAAGGATATCAAACTTTTCAAAGCCGATATCTTCGGCCACATGCATGTCAAACTGAACAATGGGGAAACCTTTGGGTGGCATCTCCAAAGCCGTGAAGTTCGTGATAGGTTCCTCGGAGATCAGGATACCGCAGGAATGCATGCTGCGCTGGTTGGGGAATTTCTCCAGCAGTTTGCCGTATTTGTGCACCAGCCTGACCACGGAATTCTCTTCATGTTCGGCCATAGGTTTAGTGGTCAGCACATCCAGTTCGTCTTTGGGAAGTCCAAATACTTTCCCTATTTCGCGGAAGATGGAGCGGTATTTAAATTCAACATTGGTTCCGCAGAAAGCCACATGGTCCCTGCCGTATTTATCAAATATATACTGAAGGATGGCATCCCGGTTCTGCCAGCTCCAGTCTATATCGAAATCGGGCGGACTGTTCCTGTTCAGGTTCAGGAACCTTTCAAAATAAAGATCCAGTTCAATGGGACATATATCCGTAATACCCAGGCAGTAACTCACGATACTGTTGGCCCCGCTGCCCCGCCCCACATGCATGAAACCCATCTTGTTACTGTACTGCACAATATCCCAGGTGATGAGAAAATATCCGCAGAAATCGAGCTGGTTAATGACCTTCAACTCCTTTTCTATCCGCAGACGCGCGGCGGTATGATTTTCGGGATATCTTTTCTTCAGCCCTTCATAAGCCAGGGTACGCAGCAACTCCTCATCTTCCGCCTGAGTCGCTGTAAAATGCTTTTTGTTTTTGGGCGTGGAAAAGTCGAAACTGAAGTGGCAGTCTTCCAGTATCTTTTCGGTATTTGCCAGGATTTGCGGGTAGTTTCGGTAAGCGTCGCGAATTTC
This window encodes:
- the fabF gene encoding beta-ketoacyl-ACP synthase II, giving the protein MELKRVVVTGFGALTPIGNNAKEYWENLVKGVSGAAPITLFDATNFKTKFACEIKNWDPLNHFDKKEAKKMDRNTQYGMVAAREAVAHSRIMEDNVDKNRVGVIWGSGIGGLETFEHEVLGWANTEIPRFNPFFIPKMIADITPGHISIEYGFHGPNYTTVSACASSANALIDSKMLIQLGKADVIVCGGSEAAVTASGVGGFNAMMALSTRNDDPTTASRPFDKDRDGFVLGEGAGCIVLEEYEHAMKRGATIYAELKGGGMSADAYHMTAPHPEGLGAHMVMKNCLEDAGISADEVDHINMHGTSTPLGDIAESNAISKLLGDHAYDIQINSTKSMTGHLLGAAGVIEAIAAVGTIMHGIVPPTINHFTDDQNIDSRLDFTFNTAVKKEVNVAMSNTFGFGGHNACVLFKKL
- a CDS encoding AraC family transcriptional regulator → MKTLRDWGLSALSDIQDEDRTINFAGYSILYTATENVHLLIFDNEVHLPPETFYFIPPDSPIQFMTDTLQAIMMWFKVDLFVDRLEFLSHIKKGIFFRNPLGWAVPNSFMPFDSIMKYYYLPTQEKVLNKLFAKNLLVNFLEFILIRTLMEYDPKMDHYRKDSHEKEMANKFIFLLLNESSFNFTAVYYADKLNISKRSLDNAVQTVYGCTTKSFIIAKALEKAKKLLRGTEIPIKNISQDLGFSEESNFSNFFKKHTGSSPREFRDHAVSQIPNLRLVKS
- a CDS encoding acyl carrier protein → MSDIASRVKAIIADKLDVEETEVTPEASFTNDLGADSLDTVELIMEFEKEFNIQIPDDQAEKITTVGHAIAYIEEVVNK
- a CDS encoding DNA polymerase III subunit alpha, which encodes MYLNCHTYHSLRYGTLSIEELVQQAQELQVSTLALTDINTVTGIYDFYKLCLDKGIKPVVGVEVRNEDELYYITLAKSQSGIAEINRLLTAHNCENSPLPGSNPDFREVYVVYPLENVPEKLLEHEFIGIRPEQLNLVFNSLWKRLIHKMVALAPVTVRTQRDHNLHRILRAVDHNTLISKLTEADFCKPDEVLKPVSEIRDAYRNYPQILANTEKILEDCHFSFDFSTPKNKKHFTATQAEDEELLRTLAYEGLKKRYPENHTAARLRIEKELKVINQLDFCGYFLITWDIVQYSNKMGFMHVGRGSGANSIVSYCLGITDICPIELDLYFERFLNLNRNSPPDFDIDWSWQNRDAILQYIFDKYGRDHVAFCGTNVEFKYRSIFREIGKVFGLPKDELDVLTTKPMAEHEENSVVRLVHKYGKLLEKFPNQRSMHSCGILISEEPITNFTALEMPPKGFPIVQFDMHVAEDIGFEKFDILSQRGLGSIKDTVDLIRQNRGISVDIKDTALSKDEAAANEFLSRGKTIGCFYIESPAMRGLLRRLKCGDYKTLVAASSIIRPGVAQSGMMREYIFRHNNPTQFEYFHEVFKEQLGETYGIMVYQEDVIKIALYYGGLSAADGDILRRAMSGKGRSLAALQKLKDDFFISCSKLGHPEQLSKEVYRQIESFAGYSFCKAHSASYAVESYQSLYLKVYYPVEFMVSVINNQGGFYRTEVYVHEARMSGGIIHNPCVNKSLFKTTVYGKDIYLGLMHIEKIEGRIARHIPEQREKAGEYKSLEDFIKRIPVGIETLQILIFIGAFRFTGKQKNELLIEARLIMSTYKPECRMESLLEEPPKKYSLPELERNTFEDAFDEIEILGFPVTCSPFDLLQTRFRGRIMANDLLKYHKKQVKMLAYLISRKHVPTKRGTMFFGTWIDAEGEYFDTAHFPDNLQKYPFQGGGCYLLLGQVEVDFHFPTITVLKMAKMPFIPDPRYALDKEKAYEVHRKINEDVSMTWRQPYPQESEIGLPRNKMV
- the dinB gene encoding DNA polymerase IV — its product is MNAADRKIIHVDMDAFYASVEQHDNPELKGKPVCVGGGQYGVVAAASYEARKYGIRSAMPGRIALEKCPHLIVVKPRFQRYKEISGQIRDIFYEYTDLVEPLSLDEAYLDVTENKKGISSANTIAREIRQKIFERTGLTASAGISVNKFLAKVASDYNKPNGQKTIHPTQVLEFMEKLPIEKFYGIGKVTANRMHELHIFNGADLKARSEQELTTLFGKSGKYYYNVVRGIHENPVRPHRIAKSVGVEETFWENLADEESVFEQLKTLSKELETRMLKKNVKGKALTLKIKYRDFTQYTRSKSVEEFFSDFSRLNSIALELWKLRPYDRPVRLLGLSLSNLDSHGSKKVSVQLKIPFEDI
- the pyk gene encoding pyruvate kinase, whose protein sequence is MNKYLKKTKIIATLGPATSTKEIMTDLVKAGVDIFRINFSHADYDIVRNNVKLIREINQELGSSVGILGDLQGPKLRVGVVKEGSYLNPGDILTFTNMKMEGDSKTVYMTYQDFPRDVKPGERILIDDGKLVLQVIETNEVDIVKAVTVQGGPLSSKKGVNLPNTNVSLPALTEKDIQDANFMMDLELDWIALSFVRHAQDIIDLKQLLAKHPNKIKTPIIAKIEKPEGVKNIEQILLECDGLMVARGDLGVEVPMEEVPAIQKMLVEKARNYAKPVIIATQMMETMITSLTPTRAEVNDVANSVLDGADAVMLSGETSVGRYPVEVVQNMTKIVKNIENTNFYIQKNSPIEKEFNCIDTRFITNRICLAAVRIAKSTDVEAIITLTHSGYTAFQISAHRPNSHIIVFSSNRRVTTMLNLLWGVRAYYYDAQKSTDETILQVNEMVSELGYVEEGDFVINLNATPAGKGGKTNTLRLTTI
- a CDS encoding IPExxxVDY family protein yields the protein MDLLKLTLDDCDEDDGVIALVRLVRKIPDHEFFFHINYANSFCFERIDDLVVEGTFYTYHFSVFRGYSKESRTCFRFISNKSIFSIKNRELTELFSGEGEVKYLLEAYPDTDYILTSPDKCADFSLILLPENLCFQLQEIPLGFDERLFHTLQYYE
- the rnc gene encoding ribonuclease III yields the protein MELRKYLPKFLKKRKKVLSEKDYYLSSEISRIIGCEIQNISLYREAFSLKGSSKNSEYKNYERLEFLGDSILGSIISCHLFTTYPQANEGYLTQMKSKIVNRKNLNRLGEDLRLTKFLINGHSCTLSENIAGNLFEALIGAIYLDQDYAMCERIVLDRLLTPSEINKLENKIVSYKGLLLEWSQKRKMNIRYDTCEETQVSKATVFRCTVWIGDDKIANAVESSKKKAEEKAAQRAFYVLNKKEKIIGPAQTNT